A section of the Styela clava chromosome 9, kaStyClav1.hap1.2, whole genome shotgun sequence genome encodes:
- the LOC120338809 gene encoding protein phosphatase 1 regulatory subunit 3B-like: MTVSSKADTTLERSSNRYDYYNPHGMPGDLSFIYSSSPPLHSACSEQYMNVVPDLIRRSCRNQFTRYMENAKVNGYRHLDVFDGKVGNPLRTPSPVNGISPESDSVYLDSVIKSCLRMNTAVSKSKKVTFADTHGMSLTMIKYMKEATTEPPVWEDLGFVMRSLRLSSAACAQEPSIAPEKQTLVADFKQPAADYIKFKQNLEINNVSLENVILKELTSISGTIKVKNISFEKKVFVRITFDKWVSFSDHEATYIKNFCDDEIYDTFQFNIAVPKSFDPVMQNVQFCICFASEKGEFWDNNNGGNYVISTNVSVVSNCVKPSTDKVHALPSTYCELPSPQFNTWLDWENKGRFY, encoded by the exons ATGACGGTCTCATCTAAAGCAGACACTACACTTGAAAGAAGTTCCAATAG GTACGACTACTACAATCCTCACGGAATGCCTGGTGATCTCTCGTTTATATATTCTTCCAGCCCTCCTTTACACTCAGCATGCTCAGAACAATACATGAATGTGGTGCCAGATCTTATCCGGCGTTCGTGTAGAAATCAATTTACTCGTTACATGGAAAACGCAAAAGTCAATGGATATAGACACCTAGATGTATTTGATGGAAAAGTTGGAAACCCATTGCGAACCCCATCTCCAGTAAATGGAATTTCTCCAGAATCAGACTCTGTTTATCTAGACTCTGTTATCAAATCTTGCTTAAGAATGAATACAGCAGTTAGTAAGAGTAAAAAAGTAACATTTGCAGACACTCACGGAATGTCATTAACAATGATTAAGTATATGAAGGAAGCAACAACTGAACCACCTGTTTGGGAAGACCTGGGATTTGTCATGCGATCGTTAAGACTATCATCTGCTGCTTGTGCGCAGGAGCCTTCGATTGCTCCGGAAAAGCAAACCTTGGTTGCCGATTTTAAACAGCCTGCTGCagattatattaaatttaaacaaaatttggaaattaataatGTGTCTTTGGAAAATGTGATACTGAAGGAGTTAACTTCCATCAGCGGTACGATTAAGGtgaaaaatataagttttgagAAAAAGGTGTTTGTCAGAATAACTTTTGACAAATGGGTATCATTCAGTGACCACGAAGCTACGTATATTAAAAACTTTTGTGATGATGAAATCTACGATACCTTCCAGTTCAACATTGCCGTCCCAAAGTCTTTTGACCCGGTTATGCAAAATGTTCAATTTTGTATTTGCTTTGCATCTGAAAAGGGTGAGTTCTGGGACAATAATAATGGTGGAAATTATGTCATTTCAACTAATGTTTCTGTTGTCAGTAACTGTGTAAAACCATCAACTGACAAAGTTCATGCACTGCCGAGCACTTACTGTGAATTACCGTCCCCACAATTCAACACTTGGTTAGACTGGGAGAATAAGGGCCGATTTTATTAG